The genomic interval attacagatatactcagaaaaattctttttcaatcgaggtcagctcaagggatcgaactcggcgcctctcagtgttaagcagaagcttaacgaccgagccacgctgctggctatattatatattagactagttgttttacccggcttcgctcagtgtttgtaatatacacagcttaaaaatggcgaatctaataataaatattcatttgtttttttatttaattaatttgaatcgaaaaaaaaatatcaacgaaaccatatcgaatcgtcgtcatagaaactttgatttgttttcgatgttacaaCCAACGTTACATaattaaaaagtctctttcaaaatgatatattagactagtcgttttacccggcttcgctcagtatttgtaatataaacagcgtaaacatggcgaatccattagtaaatattcatttgtttttttttattaaatttatttaaattgaaaaaaaaatctactcgtcgtcaattttgaaattcccaaccaacaatacttgcatataaagtctttttcgaaattatatactagatgaacactcgccttttaaagatcgctccaaagcgacaagtgcACTTAAACTAGGGTCACCATCCGTGAcccgagtcgatcgtttcctatgagagtttgccaatttatctgacgtCATTGTTGATACGGTTCCATACAATTTGGCAACCCGTTCTCGTTTGTCACCATTGTTTGAATATAattgcaaatttaaaataatattctaaTTTACATAATGCATAGGTGTCGTCTAGGGGCAAAATCCGTAATGTCACCAtggtaaatatgaaaattttaaatcattataaaaataaataaaataaggatTTTATTGAGAGTTcgtagaaaattttcaaaaatcgtTACGAACTTAAATCGCTTTAAGATTGAAAAAACTGTATATCTGTACATTGGAGATGAGAAGATTGAGAGGCAATCTAATGGAAGtttgcaaaattataaataaccactaCAATTGCCCCCCCACGtttaacaaattatttttttcatataaagcagttaaaatttacatgatttttttagttattttttggatttttttcttattgtattttatttcctataatttaaatttattttgtttttatcttatttttaattgcaaaatattttttctaagaATTAGGAGGGAGGATTTTAATTTAACGGGGGACTCTAAAAACATTAATagatattgtataaaatattagtagatctatttttaagataaagataacacaaataaaatagtatatgaaaaaatttcgAATATCGGTTAGTGGTCACCAGAAATTGATAAAATAGTTGCATTACTTGCGGCTAATTACGCTCTTCGCCACCATTGGTTTTATCGAAAATAATGAAACTACATATTGAATCCATGCCAAACTACTCTATTCGAGTGAAaccgattttttttaagaaaatgtttaaatgtcagcgaaattaaaaaaaaaaagagaacaatCAGAGAATATTCGAAAAAGAATCGTATTCAAAAAGAGAGTATATTCTCTTTAAAAgaggatatatgtacgtataccctacttgtatgtatgtaagtattatacatacgccCACTTAAGAGGTCAATGAAGTCAACCAATAAAGCCCtctacatgaggccacccccccccccccaacgaatacattcTGAGAAACCCTTTCATCAGAGAACGAGCAATAGCActagaacaaccgcacatcactgttctattaaAAAAGGAAACACCGCAGTGtaactattatataaaaacataagtattataaaaaaatattattttgcttcaCCACCAATAAAACtatgaatcaaaaataaaaccgtttgatttattttttgattaatcaaaaaaataaaaccatgcctatggtggatatccatagaatattaaaaaatagtttctctaatgctataattgaggaagggagaagtctaatacgtttgaatggacaaggcgctggggtccagccctcttaacgaagTGACAATTTGATTAAATTGGGTTTTAGCGTTCTTTATTTTAACATGGTTTTCAGTTGATAatgttcaaaaaaattattcgattttCTCGATGATTCTCTCGACGAGTGCGTCTAACGATATTGGCAAAATGTGGATAGTTACTAAATCCAGATAGTCTGTCTCCTGTTGGAGTTGGCCAATTCTTATTTACTTACTTAACTGcctgaatttacatacatatgcttgcggtttgtaattaatttaaatgttcgACCAgaatcaattattatattttcataaattgtttacaaaatattcaaatgccTAATACTGATAAGTTCaggttcaaaataaatattttgtaatttggcaatatattcaaaaatttgcCTGTTTCTTTGGTGAAaccttaatttattttcaacgcTATGATATCAGCATAATGAAAGATGAAGAGAAGCAAAATTCGAATAAATAAACGTGTAATGTaagaagtgaaacataaaataggcttgtaaaaacccagatattttagatattttgaaaatccaGACAGACTGAGATTTAAGGCCTTGATAAAAAAAGGAAATGTCCAGGGAAGAGAGGACGTATGGTAACCCTACTCCAAGACATTGCTGGTTGTGACATTTAGACACCCCACCCCCATCCCCAGATTTCATTCCCTTGAAACATAACACTGTTGCAAAATCTAGgaaatatcaatttatattatcaaatgtAACACTagacttattttaaatgtatcaaCTCAAGGGACGATGTTTGAAAGTCCCTATGGAACATGAAATTATGTTTCTTCTTATAAATTTACTTCTCATCAGAAATCTACCCCACAGCAAGAAagagtattatatataatttatatattcaaattatatggaTATATTCAAAGCTTTCCAAACACTCCATTTCTTTatctaaattttaattgtgtatcattttcattttagaTGTCTACCAAAAAGCGAAAATctactaaatatataaatccaaAATCAAAAAGAGTTAAATTATTAAGGGCAACTGAGACACCTCAACAGCGTGAAGTCCGACTTGAACTTCTACGAATAAGGAAAGCCGAGTCTAGGGCGGCTGAAACAACAGCACAACGTCAAGCTCGACTTGAACAGCAACGAATAAGACAAGCTGAATCTAGGGCTGCGGAAACAACCGAGCAACGTCAAGCTCGACTAGAAAAACAACAAATAAGACAAGCTGATTCTAGGGCTGTAGAAACAATTGAGCAGCGTGAAGTCCGACTTCAACAACAACGAATAAGGCAAGCCGAGGCTAGGGCTGCGGAAACATTAGAGCAACGTCAAATCCGACTAGAACAACAGCAAATAAGGCAGGCTGATTCTAGGGCTGTGGAAACAACGGGGCAGCGTGAAGCTCGACTTCAACAACAACGAATAAGGCAAGCTGAGTCTAGGGTTGCTGAAACAATTGAGCAACATCAAACCCGACTAGAAAAACAGCAAGCTAATTCTAGGACCACGAAAACAATTGAGCAGCATCAAGTCCAAATTTCACAACAACAAATAAGACAATGTGAATTGAGGCTGCATAAACAACTGAGTAGCTTCTTGAAATCGGCTGTATGCAGTATTTCTAATCAAAGCGATAGTCCCAATTTAGatagttatattttaaattaaaccaaatatataatgtatattgcAAGGCGTGCAAacagacaataataaaaaattcttaagtttgaataaaataatgattcgaactataaatatttacatttaaattgtctttacaTGTAAGTTCACACGGTACTTGTAAAAATTAGCTTCagatgtatttttgtataacatttcC from Arctopsyche grandis isolate Sample6627 chromosome 9, ASM5162203v2, whole genome shotgun sequence carries:
- the LOC143917475 gene encoding uncharacterized protein LOC143917475 isoform X2 codes for the protein MSILKMSTKKRKSTKYINPKSKRVKLLRATETPQQREVRLELLRIRKAESRAAETTAQRQARLEQQRIRQAESRAAETTEQRQARLEKQQIRQADSRAVETIEQREVRLQQQRIRQAEARAAETLEQRQIRLEQQQIRQADSRAVETTGQREARLQQQRIRQAESRVAETIEQHQTRLEKQQANSRTTKTIEQHQVQISQQQIRQCELRLHKQLSSFLKSAVCSISNQSDSPNLDSYILN
- the LOC143917475 gene encoding uncharacterized protein LOC143917475 isoform X3 gives rise to the protein MSTKKRKSTKYINPKSKRVKLLRATETPQQREVRLELLRIRKAESRAAETTAQRQARLEQQRIRQAESRAAETTEQRQARLEKQQIRQADSRAVETIEQREVRLQQQRIRQAEARAAETLEQRQIRLEQQQIRQADSRAVETTGQREARLQQQRIRQAESRVAETIEQHQTRLEKQQANSRTTKTIEQHQVQISQQQIRQCELRLHKQLSSFLKSAVCSISNQSDSPNLDSYILN
- the LOC143917475 gene encoding uncharacterized protein LOC143917475 isoform X1: MRAFTFGVLLRVAWCVRLAACGVWPRSGKMATTSPSRPPHRDAHAQWRQLPNAERRTPIGDRRGSRRRLSAVVGGSAQFARRRRSQRVPLPCPAFSLFRFRLLCNRVRCRDDGGLVSMMSTKKRKSTKYINPKSKRVKLLRATETPQQREVRLELLRIRKAESRAAETTAQRQARLEQQRIRQAESRAAETTEQRQARLEKQQIRQADSRAVETIEQREVRLQQQRIRQAEARAAETLEQRQIRLEQQQIRQADSRAVETTGQREARLQQQRIRQAESRVAETIEQHQTRLEKQQANSRTTKTIEQHQVQISQQQIRQCELRLHKQLSSFLKSAVCSISNQSDSPNLDSYILN